In a single window of the Nicotiana tomentosiformis chromosome 8, ASM39032v3, whole genome shotgun sequence genome:
- the LOC104112522 gene encoding phenolic glucoside malonyltransferase 1: MASVIEQCQVVPSPGSATELTLPLTYFDHVWLAFHRMRRILFYKLPISRPDFVQTIIPTLKDSLSLTLKYYLPLAGNVACPQDWSGYPELRYVTGNSVSVIFSESDMDFNYLIGYHPRNTKNFYHFIPQLAESKDAPGVQLAPVLAIQVTLFPNHGISIGFTNHHVAGDGATIVKFVRAWALLNKFGGDEQFLANEFIPFYDRSVIKDPNGVGMSIWDEMKKYKHMMKMSDVVTPPDKVRGTFIITRHDIGKLKNLVLTRRPNLTHVTSFTVTCAYVWTCLIKSEAATGEEIDENGMEFFGCAADCRAQFNPPLPPSYFGNALVGYVARTRQVDLAGKEGFTIAVELIGEAIRKRMKDEEWILSGSWFKEYDKVDAKRSLSVAGSPKLDLYAADFGWGRPEKLEFVSIDNDDGISMSLSKSKDSDGDLEIGLSLSKTRMNAFAAMFTHGISFL; encoded by the coding sequence ATGGCATCTGTTATTGAGCAATGTCAAGTTGTACCATCTCCCGGCAGTGCAACTGAATTGACACTCCCTCTTACATATTTTGATCATGTTTGGTTAGCTTTCCACCGTATGCGGCGGATTTTATTCTACAAGCTTCCTATTTCCAGACCCGATTTCGTCCAAACTATTATTCCTACTCTTAAAGATTCACTCTCCCTCACTCTCAAATATTATTTACCCTTAGCTGGCAACGTTGCTTGTCCACAAGATTGGAGCGGTTATCCTGAGTTACGCTATGTTACAGGAAATTCTGTATCGGTTATTTTTTCTGAGAGTGATATGGATTTCAATTATCTCATTGGTTATCATCCTCGAAACACTAAGAATTTTTATCACTTTATTCCTCAGCTGGCAGAATCTAAGGATGCACCCGGGGTCCAATTAGCCCCGGTCTTAGCCATTCAAGTGACACTTTTTCCGAATCATGGCATATCCATTGGTTTCACTAACCATCATGTCGCTGGTGATGGAGCTACCATAGTAAAGTTCGTAAGGGCGTGGGCTTTGCTCAATAAATTTGGTGGAGACGAACAATTCTTAGCTAATGAGTTCATTCCATTTTATGATAGGTCGGTAATCAAAGACCCTAATGGAGTAGGGATGTCTATATGGGATGAAATGAAGAAATATAAGCACATGATGAAGATGTCTGATGTTGTGACTCCTCCTGATAAGGTTCGAGGTACATTTATTATAACAAGACACGATATCGGGAAGCTCAAGAATTTGGTATTGACAAGACGGCCAAACTTAACTCATGTAACATCTTTCACAGTAACGTGTGCTTATGTATGGACTTGCTTAATAAAATCAGAGGCCGCAACCGGGGAAGAGATCGACGAGAATGGAATGGAATTCTTCGGATGTGCAGCAGATTGCAGAGCGCAGTTCAATCCACCACTTCCTCCATCTTATTTCGGGAATGCCCTAGTCGGGTACGTTGCAAGAACAAGACAAGTTGACTTAGCAGGAAAGGAAGGTTTTACAATTGCTGTGGAATTAATTGGAGAAGCTATTCGAAAAAGGATGAAGGATGAGGAATGGATCTTGAGTGGTAGTTGGTTTAAAGAATATGACAAAGTAGATGCGAAACGGTCGCTTTCAGTTGCTGGATCACCAAAGCTTGACTTATATGCTGCTGATTTTGGTTGGGGAAGGCCAGAAAAATTAGAGTTCGTTTCTATTGACAATGATGATGGCATATCAATGTCCCTTAGTAAGTCCAAAGACTCAGATGGAGATTTAGAGATTGGTTTGTCTTTGTCCAAAACTCGAATGAATGCTTTTGCTGCTATGTTCACCCACGGAATTAGCTTTCTGTAG